A single Mercenaria mercenaria strain notata chromosome 9, MADL_Memer_1, whole genome shotgun sequence DNA region contains:
- the LOC123546642 gene encoding putative ferric-chelate reductase 1 isoform X2, whose amino-acid sequence MYVIGSNFDLKNNMIFTLYYRCILTAVIMCTICETATVQKDSGCGTTVGCFHDCSGDTCSFLLTWLENGDDIDMTFSCARSETDPYCAIGLSSNTKMGDDSVFECLSTSGTAQVYVSYNSGYSNSRLDQNQYGLSSITTSYSNGLLTCNFKRKKTFTLAAGRKKRAATSSSTYFDMNSDWYLLYAYGTNSGGTIGKHTSAPLVSTVTADFQSVEDISATAIKRPLIKAHGILMVFAWVLFSTLGIFTARLYKTAWPEQVEWMGAKPWFVIHRVCMISGLVLTLISFIMIFVDVGKYVEITGSTFKKSHPVLGIIVMCLVVINPVMAIFRPKPGTSKRIIFRVAHTLVGVAGQTMAIVNLFSGTVLDAIEISSGARIALGIYCGWIFAVEIGLFIYDYIICNKGKGKIKVKHELRSSRGDLQENDDKKGEYNKLKMVVLVVHILALSAFSIAVSAVIGSAE is encoded by the exons AT GTATGTGATTGGAagcaattttgatttaaaaaacaatatgatCTTCACACTgtattacagatgtattttgaCTGCAGTTATAATGTGCACTATATGTGAGACGGCG ACAGTGCAGAAGGACAGCGGATGTGGCACGACTGTCGGGTGTTTTCACGATTGCTCGGGTGACACGTGCAGCTTTCTACTGACGTGGCTAGAAAATGGCGACGACATTGATATGACATTTTCCTGTGCTAGAAGTGAAACTGATCCTTATTGCGCGATCGGCCTCTCCAGTAACACAAAGATG GGCGATGATAGTGTgtttgaatgtttatcaactAGTGGCACAGCCCAGGTTTATGTCTCGTACAATTCCGGCTACAGCAACAGCAGACTTGATCAG aaTCAGTACGGGTTATCAAGTATCACCACATCCTACAGTAACGGACTCCTGACCTGTAACTTCAAGAGGAAGAAGACTTTCACCCTGGCAGCAGGCCGCAAGAAACGTGCCGCCACTAGTTCATCCACGTATTTTGACATGAATTCAGATTGGTACCTTTTGTATGCATACGGAACTAACTCCGGAG GAACTATCGGCAAGCACACGTCCGCGCCACTGGTTTCCACAGTGACGGCAGACTTCCAGAGTGTAGAAGATATCAGTGCTACAGCTATAAAGCGACCTCTTATAAAGGCTCATG GTATTTTGATGGTGTTTGCTTGGGTACTGTTCTCGACACTGGGGATATTTACGGCGCGGTTATATAAAACAGCTTGGCCAGAACAAGTAGAATGGATGGGCGCCAAACCCTGGTTTGTT ATCCACAGAGTTTGTATGATTAGCGGATTGGTCCTGACATTGATCTCCTTCATCATGATTTTTGTTGATGTTGGTAAATATGTAGAG ATCACTGGTTCTACATTCAAGAAGTCTCATCCTGTCCTCGGGATTATTGTCATGTGCTTAGTTGTGATAAAT CCGGTGATGGCAATATTTAGGCCGAAACCAGGGACTTCGAAGCGAATCATATTCAGAGTGGCACATACTCTTGTCGGGGTAGCGGGACAGACCATGGCAA TTGTAAATTTGTTTTCGGGGACCGTTCTGGACGCTATTGAAATTTCATCAGGAGCAAGAATAGCGTTAGGGATTTATTGTGGCTGGATATTTGCTGTCGAGATTGGACTTTTTATCTACgactatataatatgtaataaaggtaaag GTAAAATAAAGGTTAAACATGAACTTCGAAGTTCCAGAGGAGACTTGCAAGAGAATGATGACAAAAAGGGT GAGTACAATAAGCTGAAGATGGTCGTTCTAGTTGTACATATACTGGCGTTGTCAGCATTTTCTATAGCTGTGTCCGCTGTTATAGGGTCGGCAGAATAA
- the LOC123546642 gene encoding putative ferric-chelate reductase 1 isoform X1: protein MRYVIGSNFDLKNNMIFTLYYRCILTAVIMCTICETATVQKDSGCGTTVGCFHDCSGDTCSFLLTWLENGDDIDMTFSCARSETDPYCAIGLSSNTKMGDDSVFECLSTSGTAQVYVSYNSGYSNSRLDQNQYGLSSITTSYSNGLLTCNFKRKKTFTLAAGRKKRAATSSSTYFDMNSDWYLLYAYGTNSGGTIGKHTSAPLVSTVTADFQSVEDISATAIKRPLIKAHGILMVFAWVLFSTLGIFTARLYKTAWPEQVEWMGAKPWFVIHRVCMISGLVLTLISFIMIFVDVGKYVEITGSTFKKSHPVLGIIVMCLVVINPVMAIFRPKPGTSKRIIFRVAHTLVGVAGQTMAIVNLFSGTVLDAIEISSGARIALGIYCGWIFAVEIGLFIYDYIICNKGKGKIKVKHELRSSRGDLQENDDKKGEYNKLKMVVLVVHILALSAFSIAVSAVIGSAE, encoded by the exons ATGAG GTATGTGATTGGAagcaattttgatttaaaaaacaatatgatCTTCACACTgtattacagatgtattttgaCTGCAGTTATAATGTGCACTATATGTGAGACGGCG ACAGTGCAGAAGGACAGCGGATGTGGCACGACTGTCGGGTGTTTTCACGATTGCTCGGGTGACACGTGCAGCTTTCTACTGACGTGGCTAGAAAATGGCGACGACATTGATATGACATTTTCCTGTGCTAGAAGTGAAACTGATCCTTATTGCGCGATCGGCCTCTCCAGTAACACAAAGATG GGCGATGATAGTGTgtttgaatgtttatcaactAGTGGCACAGCCCAGGTTTATGTCTCGTACAATTCCGGCTACAGCAACAGCAGACTTGATCAG aaTCAGTACGGGTTATCAAGTATCACCACATCCTACAGTAACGGACTCCTGACCTGTAACTTCAAGAGGAAGAAGACTTTCACCCTGGCAGCAGGCCGCAAGAAACGTGCCGCCACTAGTTCATCCACGTATTTTGACATGAATTCAGATTGGTACCTTTTGTATGCATACGGAACTAACTCCGGAG GAACTATCGGCAAGCACACGTCCGCGCCACTGGTTTCCACAGTGACGGCAGACTTCCAGAGTGTAGAAGATATCAGTGCTACAGCTATAAAGCGACCTCTTATAAAGGCTCATG GTATTTTGATGGTGTTTGCTTGGGTACTGTTCTCGACACTGGGGATATTTACGGCGCGGTTATATAAAACAGCTTGGCCAGAACAAGTAGAATGGATGGGCGCCAAACCCTGGTTTGTT ATCCACAGAGTTTGTATGATTAGCGGATTGGTCCTGACATTGATCTCCTTCATCATGATTTTTGTTGATGTTGGTAAATATGTAGAG ATCACTGGTTCTACATTCAAGAAGTCTCATCCTGTCCTCGGGATTATTGTCATGTGCTTAGTTGTGATAAAT CCGGTGATGGCAATATTTAGGCCGAAACCAGGGACTTCGAAGCGAATCATATTCAGAGTGGCACATACTCTTGTCGGGGTAGCGGGACAGACCATGGCAA TTGTAAATTTGTTTTCGGGGACCGTTCTGGACGCTATTGAAATTTCATCAGGAGCAAGAATAGCGTTAGGGATTTATTGTGGCTGGATATTTGCTGTCGAGATTGGACTTTTTATCTACgactatataatatgtaataaaggtaaag GTAAAATAAAGGTTAAACATGAACTTCGAAGTTCCAGAGGAGACTTGCAAGAGAATGATGACAAAAAGGGT GAGTACAATAAGCTGAAGATGGTCGTTCTAGTTGTACATATACTGGCGTTGTCAGCATTTTCTATAGCTGTGTCCGCTGTTATAGGGTCGGCAGAATAA
- the LOC123546642 gene encoding putative ferric-chelate reductase 1 isoform X3 encodes MRYVIGSNFDLKNNMIFTLYYRCILTAVIMCTICETATVQKDSGCGTTVGCFHDCSGDTCSFLLTWLENGDDIDMTFSCARSETDPYCAIGLSSNTKMGDDSVFECLSTSGTAQVYVSYNSGYSNSRLDQNQYGLSSITTSYSNGLLTCNFKRKKTFTLAAGRKKRAATSSSTYFDMNSDWYLLYAYGTNSGGTIGKHTSAPLVSTVTADFQSVEDISATAIKRPLIKAHGILMVFAWVLFSTLGIFTARLYKTAWPEQVEWMGAKPWFVIHRVCMISGLVLTLISFIMIFVDVGKYVEITGSTFKKSHPVLGIIVMCLVVINPVMAIFRPKPGTSKRIIFRVAHTLVGVAGQTMAIVNLFSGTVLDAIEISSGARIALGIYCGWIFAVEIGLFIYDYIICNKGKIKVKHELRSSRGDLQENDDKKGEYNKLKMVVLVVHILALSAFSIAVSAVIGSAE; translated from the exons ATGAG GTATGTGATTGGAagcaattttgatttaaaaaacaatatgatCTTCACACTgtattacagatgtattttgaCTGCAGTTATAATGTGCACTATATGTGAGACGGCG ACAGTGCAGAAGGACAGCGGATGTGGCACGACTGTCGGGTGTTTTCACGATTGCTCGGGTGACACGTGCAGCTTTCTACTGACGTGGCTAGAAAATGGCGACGACATTGATATGACATTTTCCTGTGCTAGAAGTGAAACTGATCCTTATTGCGCGATCGGCCTCTCCAGTAACACAAAGATG GGCGATGATAGTGTgtttgaatgtttatcaactAGTGGCACAGCCCAGGTTTATGTCTCGTACAATTCCGGCTACAGCAACAGCAGACTTGATCAG aaTCAGTACGGGTTATCAAGTATCACCACATCCTACAGTAACGGACTCCTGACCTGTAACTTCAAGAGGAAGAAGACTTTCACCCTGGCAGCAGGCCGCAAGAAACGTGCCGCCACTAGTTCATCCACGTATTTTGACATGAATTCAGATTGGTACCTTTTGTATGCATACGGAACTAACTCCGGAG GAACTATCGGCAAGCACACGTCCGCGCCACTGGTTTCCACAGTGACGGCAGACTTCCAGAGTGTAGAAGATATCAGTGCTACAGCTATAAAGCGACCTCTTATAAAGGCTCATG GTATTTTGATGGTGTTTGCTTGGGTACTGTTCTCGACACTGGGGATATTTACGGCGCGGTTATATAAAACAGCTTGGCCAGAACAAGTAGAATGGATGGGCGCCAAACCCTGGTTTGTT ATCCACAGAGTTTGTATGATTAGCGGATTGGTCCTGACATTGATCTCCTTCATCATGATTTTTGTTGATGTTGGTAAATATGTAGAG ATCACTGGTTCTACATTCAAGAAGTCTCATCCTGTCCTCGGGATTATTGTCATGTGCTTAGTTGTGATAAAT CCGGTGATGGCAATATTTAGGCCGAAACCAGGGACTTCGAAGCGAATCATATTCAGAGTGGCACATACTCTTGTCGGGGTAGCGGGACAGACCATGGCAA TTGTAAATTTGTTTTCGGGGACCGTTCTGGACGCTATTGAAATTTCATCAGGAGCAAGAATAGCGTTAGGGATTTATTGTGGCTGGATATTTGCTGTCGAGATTGGACTTTTTATCTACgactatataatatgtaataaag GTAAAATAAAGGTTAAACATGAACTTCGAAGTTCCAGAGGAGACTTGCAAGAGAATGATGACAAAAAGGGT GAGTACAATAAGCTGAAGATGGTCGTTCTAGTTGTACATATACTGGCGTTGTCAGCATTTTCTATAGCTGTGTCCGCTGTTATAGGGTCGGCAGAATAA